From one Cynocephalus volans isolate mCynVol1 chromosome X, mCynVol1.pri, whole genome shotgun sequence genomic stretch:
- the CXHXorf65 gene encoding uncharacterized protein CXorf65 homolog codes for MFIFIKHGDNQQFLVNSNCSVLLMLHYIRSKVGLSKTDTIDLCDEMGTMKLLFLLKTPREYANKFLTARSTYYVCKVERGPPGTRIENAYKAFVPLLKKPEPALIDALRTQCDFLEKSRLKMLRSQEAKKVVTVDSSANLSNKSSRRSDERATRPTRPTRLTRFARPTRPTRPTRRGLFFKTRADFLGRQLLPISVLRLKYAPGTVEALRVDSSYRRELG; via the exons ATGTTCATCTTCATCAAACACGGAG ATAATCAGCAGTTTCTGGTCAATAGCAATTGCTCTGTCCTCCTGATGCTGCATTACATCCGCAGTAAAGTGGGGTTGTCTAAAACAG ACACCATCGATTTGTGTGATGAAATGGGGACAATGAAGTTGCTTTTCCTGCTGAAGACCCCTAGAGaatatgccaacaaattcctTACAGCTCGAAGTACCTACTACGTTTGTAAGGTGGAGCGTGGGCCACCAG GAACCCGAATTGAGAATGCCTATAAAGCTTTTGTGCCCCTGCTGAAGAAACCAGAGCCCGCACTAATTG ATGCGCTGCGCACACAATGTGACTTCCTGGAGAAGAGCAGATTGAAGATGCTTAGAAGCCAAGAAGCCAAGAAGGTCGTTACAGTTGACTCCTCCGCGAATCTCTCA AACAAATCATCACGACGATCAGATGAGCGGGCCACTCGGCCCACCCGGCCCACCCGGCTCACCCGGTTCGCCCGGCCCACTCGGCCCACTCGGCCCACTCGCAGAGGCCTGTTCTTTAAGACCAGAGCAGACTTTCTCG GAAGACAACTTCTCCCAATATCTGTACTGAGGCTTAAGTATGCCCCAGGCACTGTGGAGGCCCTGAGGGTGGATAGCAGCTACAGGAGAGAGCTGGGGTGA